The Gemmatimonadota bacterium genome segment GACCGCGGCGCCGTCGCGCGCGGAACTCGCCGAGCGCCTCGACCGCGTGCGCGCGCGCATGCGCAGCACGGACGTCGATGTATACGTGTGCTTCGACCCGGTCAACATCTACTACCTCACGAACTTCGCCAACTACGTCCACGAGCGGCCATTCCTCCTGGTCATCCCGCTCGACGGCCTCCCGGTCATGGTGGCGCCGCTCCTCGAGACGAGCCACGTGCGCGCTCGCGCCGGCTGCGACCTCGCGTATGCGACGTACGCCGAGTTTCCCGCGCCGTCGGGCGCGAACTGGTTCGATGTGTTCCGAACGCTGATTCCTGCCGAATCGCGGGTGGGGGTCGAATCGGCGATGCCGATCGGGATCTTCGAGCGCACGCCCGGAGTGAAGGCTGTGGTCGACGTGATCGAGGAGGCGCGACTCGTGAAGACACCGTACGAGATCGCGCGCAACGTGCACGCTTGCCAGATCGTGACGGCGGGGCACGAGAAGTTGCTGCAGCTGTGTCGCCCCGGCGTCCCCGAGGCGGTGATCTACGGTGGCGTGACGCAGTTCATGATGGCGATGGTCTTTCGCGACATCCCCACGGCGAACATCATGG includes the following:
- a CDS encoding aminopeptidase P family protein is translated as MTVPVATTAAPSRAELAERLDRVRARMRSTDVDVYVCFDPVNIYYLTNFANYVHERPFLLVIPLDGLPVMVAPLLETSHVRARAGCDLAYATYAEFPAPSGANWFDVFRTLIPAESRVGVESAMPIGIFERTPGVKAVVDVIEEARLVKTPYEIARNVHACQIVTAGHEKLLQLCRPGVPEAVIYGGVTQFMMAMVFRDIPTANIMVTNAKAAVWPPSISFDPHRIPSLGMPMENGGPHVSIVTAQVDGYGVELERTFFLGYVPEWAAAPFAAMLEARATAYAMARPGAILAEIDRAVRAVIARHGYGDCILHRTGHGFGITGHEGPYVALGDERTLQEGMLISIEPGIYVAGRGGFRHSDTVLITADGCVSLT